Proteins encoded by one window of Candidatus Obscuribacter sp.:
- a CDS encoding Rieske 2Fe-2S domain-containing protein encodes MNKGMDIPDGWWAIAESSEVGTKPLGIERFGIDLVLWRKGKELVVMSDTCPHRSAKLSLGEIKGDKIACPFHGFEFDSCGSCTFVPETKQSAVNLKAPTFVAIERGGMIFVRLGEAAEPAPPWFEELEGGFSYRTMTDVWDTHVTRSVENQLDYAHLPFVHRNTIGGGTDPSRPVTFELTDQGIKMFTDAHKDTKTFFHLKFNNIWMLSILPGRLCQFLAFVPVNDKQTKLYLRAYQTFCTIPLLSDLVNLIMMQQNRYILNQDKHVVLSQKPLCVLDADDEKLYPSDKGIAHFREYWRTSLEAKAAAHRVASIS; translated from the coding sequence ATGAACAAAGGCATGGATATCCCCGACGGCTGGTGGGCAATAGCCGAATCCAGTGAAGTAGGCACAAAGCCCCTTGGAATTGAGCGTTTTGGTATCGATCTGGTACTCTGGCGTAAGGGCAAAGAATTAGTCGTGATGTCCGATACTTGTCCGCACCGCTCTGCCAAACTTAGTCTTGGCGAGATTAAGGGTGATAAAATCGCCTGTCCCTTTCATGGTTTTGAGTTTGATAGCTGCGGTAGCTGCACTTTTGTGCCAGAGACAAAGCAAAGCGCTGTCAATCTAAAGGCACCGACTTTTGTTGCCATCGAGCGTGGTGGCATGATCTTTGTCCGTCTGGGTGAGGCTGCTGAGCCCGCTCCTCCCTGGTTTGAAGAGTTGGAAGGCGGCTTTAGCTACCGTACTATGACAGATGTGTGGGACACCCATGTAACACGCTCAGTTGAGAATCAGCTGGATTACGCCCACTTGCCCTTTGTCCATCGTAATACTATTGGCGGTGGCACAGATCCGTCTCGTCCTGTCACTTTTGAGTTGACGGATCAGGGCATTAAGATGTTTACTGATGCTCACAAAGACACCAAGACGTTCTTCCATCTCAAATTTAACAACATCTGGATGCTCAGTATTTTGCCCGGGCGGCTGTGCCAATTCCTTGCTTTTGTGCCTGTCAATGATAAGCAGACCAAGCTCTATCTGAGGGCCTATCAAACCTTTTGCACCATACCGCTGCTCAGTGACCTGGTAAATCTTATAATGATGCAGCAAAATCGCTACATCCTCAATCAAGACAAACATGTGGTGCTCAGCCAAAAGCCGCTGTGTGTGCTGGATGCCGACGATGAAAAGCTTTATCCTAGCGATAAAGGTATTGCTCACTTTAGAGAGTACTGGCGCACTAGCCTGGAGGCGAAGGCGGCAGCTCATCGAGTTGCGTCGATTAGTTGA
- a CDS encoding DUF2314 domain-containing protein: MQSKSALFTTITCCFVAVASSACGSDVASGGADGGQRSLSNPNCVYRKADDPELARLAVKARAEWPRFCKAFASRVKDKQVSFVVKGAFTEGEDTEHFWLDVTGIDGKTIKGTHNEDGETIKSVHHGDAASLPVDQIEDWLYDDGEHAAGGYTLAYFAPSVFEPLNGIDTKSPEEGLKAKQLLSNHWQEIQEKAGAADKPELTDADKQTYSFFCKLLRLVTGNLGRRPQLM; encoded by the coding sequence ATGCAATCCAAAAGTGCTCTTTTTACAACTATTACTTGTTGTTTTGTCGCTGTGGCGAGCAGCGCTTGCGGGAGCGATGTTGCGTCAGGTGGTGCGGACGGCGGACAGCGTAGTCTCTCCAATCCAAACTGTGTCTATCGTAAGGCAGATGATCCAGAGCTTGCAAGGCTAGCAGTCAAAGCGCGAGCAGAGTGGCCGCGCTTTTGTAAGGCTTTTGCATCAAGAGTAAAAGATAAACAAGTAAGTTTTGTAGTCAAAGGTGCATTCACCGAAGGCGAGGATACTGAACACTTTTGGTTGGATGTGACTGGTATTGACGGCAAAACTATTAAGGGCACACATAACGAAGATGGCGAGACTATTAAGTCAGTACATCATGGTGATGCTGCCTCATTGCCTGTGGACCAAATTGAAGACTGGCTGTATGACGATGGAGAGCATGCTGCAGGGGGCTACACTTTAGCGTATTTTGCGCCAAGTGTATTTGAGCCGCTGAATGGCATTGATACTAAGAGTCCAGAAGAAGGCTTAAAAGCTAAGCAGTTACTTTCTAATCACTGGCAAGAGATTCAGGAAAAAGCTGGAGCTGCGGATAAACCAGAGCTGACCGATGCAGATAAGCAAACTTATTCCTTCTTTTGTAAGTTATTGCGTCTGGTCACAGGTAATTTGGGCAGGCGCCCTCAGCTAATGTGA
- a CDS encoding alpha/beta hydrolase codes for MKTLLKELVNDLTGAFNPGEWRKLKQNLQSQDKKSFKKTFKLLIPQFAIYYILLSPLVASPLYNLILFHPTMTGPYDAHNIVGHKIQNIYLPSKNQKQIHGWFVQSPDATRVVLINHGNGGNITHRIPMVAMLLQDKVSVFVYDYQGYGKSAGSATVDNIVDDGEAAYQWLKTDKHYKDKDIIVMGESLGTGVAGQLAANHPVGAIILQSGFTSLYKLAQQKMDLIKLYPPFLFLPQKLDTQAVLNRPHAPLLIIHGMRDRIIPFTQSEELYRTAVEPKQFAKLPDAGHNDIFDVDTDQYKKAISDFLTALPTASQPSSPSAALSTAQTQAPDGQP; via the coding sequence ATGAAAACTTTGCTCAAAGAATTAGTCAACGATTTGACAGGAGCATTTAACCCTGGAGAATGGCGTAAGCTCAAGCAAAACCTGCAATCCCAGGACAAAAAGTCATTCAAAAAGACTTTTAAATTACTAATCCCCCAATTTGCTATTTACTACATACTGCTATCGCCCTTGGTGGCATCACCGCTATACAATCTCATACTCTTCCACCCGACTATGACTGGACCTTATGATGCTCACAACATAGTCGGTCATAAAATCCAAAATATTTACCTGCCTAGCAAAAACCAAAAACAAATACATGGCTGGTTTGTACAGAGCCCTGATGCCACACGGGTAGTCCTGATTAATCACGGCAATGGTGGCAATATCACACATCGCATCCCGATGGTAGCGATGCTCTTGCAAGACAAAGTCTCAGTCTTTGTATATGACTACCAGGGTTATGGCAAAAGCGCTGGCAGTGCCACAGTAGATAACATCGTCGACGATGGCGAGGCTGCCTATCAGTGGCTCAAGACCGATAAGCACTACAAAGATAAAGACATAATAGTCATGGGAGAGTCCCTCGGCACCGGCGTAGCCGGTCAGCTAGCCGCCAATCATCCGGTGGGCGCCATCATATTGCAGTCAGGTTTTACTTCACTCTATAAACTGGCACAGCAAAAGATGGATCTGATTAAACTCTATCCTCCATTTTTATTTTTGCCGCAAAAGCTCGATACACAGGCTGTTTTAAACAGACCACATGCACCACTACTGATCATCCATGGTATGCGTGACCGCATCATCCCATTTACACAATCCGAAGAACTCTATCGCACAGCCGTTGAGCCCAAGCAATTTGCAAAACTGCCTGATGCCGGGCACAATGACATTTTTGATGTGGACACTGACCAGTACAAAAAAGCTATCAGCGATTTTTTAACGGCGCTGCCCACGGCAAGCCAACCATCATCTCCATCCGCAGCATTATCTACTGCCCAAACCCAAGCTCCTGACGGACAGCCTTGA